The following are from one region of the Candidatus Rokuibacteriota bacterium genome:
- a CDS encoding pyridoxal phosphate-dependent aminotransferase translates to MNVAERMARLGTESAFEVLAKAKQLERQGKEIIHLEIGEPDFDTPAHIKAAAKEALDAGATHYGPSAGLPELREAIAKHIGQTRGIPVSADEIVVTPGAKPIMFFTILALVNRGDEVVYPNPGFPIYESVINFVGGVPVPIPLREESGFGFDLELFEQKVSKKTKLIIINSPQNPTGGVLERRQIERIAEIARTHRIPVLADEIYRQFLYEGEFVSIAGLPGMKELTIILDGFSKSYAMTGWRLGYGVMPPPLAEHLTRLMVNSASCTATFVQLAGIAALQGDQTPVARMVAEFKRRRDLVVEGLNKLPGVSCQRPRGAFYVFPNVRQLKRPSKEIATRLLEEAGVALLWGTAFGEYGEGYLRISYATSEENLRKGLDRMRPVFERLAP, encoded by the coding sequence ATGAACGTTGCCGAGCGGATGGCGCGCCTTGGGACCGAGTCGGCGTTCGAGGTGTTGGCGAAGGCCAAGCAGCTCGAGCGCCAGGGCAAGGAGATCATCCACCTGGAGATCGGCGAGCCCGACTTCGACACGCCCGCCCACATCAAGGCGGCGGCCAAGGAGGCGCTCGACGCGGGCGCCACGCACTACGGCCCCTCCGCCGGGCTTCCGGAGCTGCGCGAGGCAATCGCCAAGCACATCGGCCAGACCCGCGGGATCCCGGTTTCGGCGGACGAAATCGTGGTGACCCCGGGAGCCAAGCCCATCATGTTCTTCACGATCCTGGCGCTCGTGAACCGGGGCGACGAGGTCGTCTACCCGAATCCGGGCTTCCCCATCTACGAGTCGGTGATCAACTTCGTCGGCGGCGTTCCGGTGCCGATTCCGCTCCGCGAGGAGTCGGGCTTCGGCTTCGATCTGGAGCTCTTCGAGCAGAAGGTCTCGAAGAAGACGAAGCTCATCATCATCAACTCGCCCCAGAACCCGACGGGCGGCGTCCTCGAGCGCCGGCAGATCGAGCGGATCGCCGAGATCGCCCGGACGCATCGGATCCCGGTGCTGGCCGACGAGATCTACCGGCAGTTCCTGTACGAGGGCGAGTTCGTCTCGATCGCGGGGCTGCCCGGGATGAAGGAGCTGACGATCATCCTGGACGGCTTCTCGAAGTCCTACGCCATGACCGGCTGGCGCCTGGGCTACGGCGTGATGCCGCCGCCGCTCGCCGAGCACCTGACCCGCCTGATGGTGAACTCGGCCTCGTGCACGGCGACCTTCGTCCAGCTCGCCGGAATCGCGGCGCTCCAGGGCGATCAGACCCCCGTGGCGCGCATGGTGGCCGAGTTCAAGCGCCGTCGCGACCTCGTGGTGGAGGGGCTCAACAAGCTGCCCGGCGTCTCCTGCCAGCGCCCCCGCGGCGCGTTTTATGTCTTCCCGAACGTGAGGCAGCTCAAGCGGCCGTCCAAGGAGATCGCGACGCGGCTCCTGGAGGAGGCCGGCGTCGCCCTCCTCTGGGGGACCGCCTTCGGCGAGTACGGCGAGGGCTACCTGCGCATCTCGTACGCGACGTCGGAAGAGAATCTCAGAAAGGGGCTCGACCGCATGCGCCCCGTCTTTGAGCGCCTCGCCCCCTGA